A segment of the Aureliella helgolandensis genome:
ACTGCAAGCCCCACAGGCAATGGTGATGAACAGGAAGGGGAAGATGGGAGGGGCATCGGCTGGAATGGTCGTGGACACCGCCTCGGTGGAAGCCATCAGATCGGCTGACCCCGTTAGGCTGGCTACGATCAACCCCAGGACGAGCAGACTCAGCGCAACAAACAATTGTTGGCTGTTCACCAAGTCGCGTGGCTGAAGGAGGAGCCACACCGGGAGAACGGAGGCTGCAAAGCAGTAGATCAGGAGCAGGACGGTCCAGACCACGATCGGGTTGAGGTAGGAGCCGGGGCCCGAGTCGGGTAACCACAGAGCTAAGTCCAAGGGAAGGTAGTAGACGCCTACGTAGACCGCTGCATAGAGTATGATCAGCGAAAGAATCGATGGGATCGTGATCGACTTTCCTCTGCGATGTACCCAGAATCCAATGCCAATTGCAATGGGCATGGCCATCCACACCGAGAGGACGCTTTCCGGATAAAGGGCAAAAATATTGGCGATGACCAAGCCGAAAATTGCCAACACGATCCACAGTGCGAGAGCCAAGATCGACAGAAAGAGGATGCGTGCACGCGGTGAAATCATCCGCCCGGCAACCTCGCCCAGCGTCTGACCTCGATTGCGGATGGAGATGACCAGTGCAGCCATGTCGTGCACACCGCCAATGAGGATAGCGCCGAAGACGACCCACAGCAAGGCGGGAAGCCAGCCCCAGAACACGGCGATGGCGGGACCTACAATGGGCCCCGTTCCAGCGATACTGGTAAAATGGTGTCCAAACACAATACTGCGTTTGGTGGGCACGAAATCCTGATCGTCGCGTAGAGCTTTGCTTGGAACCGCACTGTCGGCAGACAGTTCAAACAATTTGTTGCTGAGCCATTTTCCATAGGTGAAGTAGGCGATTAAGAGAAGAGCTAGAGCTCCTAAACAGACAAAAAGAGTACTCATCGAACGGTCGCCAGAATGGTAGGGAAGTGTGGGGTGTGGATCGAACCCCATGAGGCTTGTTGGTATAGTAACCGGCCGCGTAACGGCTGGTTGATTTAAGAGCGCGTTGAGTTTTACCGTGTGGTTGCACGCTCAATTGCCCGCTAGCTGCATCCACCCTTCCTGGCTCACGGGACGGGGGCTAGCCGGTAAGCAAAGCTGGACTCGTGGCTGCAGCAATTTTATTCGACGTGCGATTCAAGCATTGAGATTGAAAATACAACGAAATCAACATGCTGTTGAGCGATGAGGCTGTTGAAAATGGTAGGCCGCACGTGCTACAGGACTCAAGAGCAGCAGTAGGGACTAAAATAACCTCCCGGTGTGCTCCACACAACTTGCAGTGCGATGCCCCGTTAATAAGTCTCGGTGATGGCACCCAATAGGGGCCTAAAAGTTTGCTTCAGGGGATAAATGTGAAGTTGGAACTGCATTGGAAGATCTTAATTGGAATGGTTCTTGGAGCCGTATTGGGGATTGCGGTCAATTGGCAGTGGAGCACGCGCGTCACCGAGCTCCAGAGTGGGCTCCCCGCTGGTGTGCAGCAGGCTACCATCCGTGATTCAAGCGATACGATCCAAGTGTCGTGGATCGACGAGTTGGGGGAGGAGCATGAGCGGATCGTGGATCCGACGGGGAACACACCTGGAGGTGTGATGACGGTAGACGATCTTGCGAAAACGTCGCCCTTGGCAGCCGAGTTGTATGAGCGAGCACCCAGTAGGGCGAAGCAAATTGGCAAATGGTGCAAGCGG
Coding sequences within it:
- a CDS encoding carbon starvation CstA family protein, with protein sequence MSTLFVCLGALALLLIAYFTYGKWLSNKLFELSADSAVPSKALRDDQDFVPTKRSIVFGHHFTSIAGTGPIVGPAIAVFWGWLPALLWVVFGAILIGGVHDMAALVISIRNRGQTLGEVAGRMISPRARILFLSILALALWIVLAIFGLVIANIFALYPESVLSVWMAMPIAIGIGFWVHRRGKSITIPSILSLIILYAAVYVGVYYLPLDLALWLPDSGPGSYLNPIVVWTVLLLIYCFAASVLPVWLLLQPRDLVNSQQLFVALSLLVLGLIVASLTGSADLMASTEAVSTTIPADAPPIFPFLFITIACGACSGFHCLVSSGTSSKQVECERDAQAVGYGAMLLESALAVVVILACTAGVGMGALQKQTNSSEYSYQTSASGEKLVARDAWRTYYRTGDDGGWSKQTLAKKLAAFIEGGANFLTAIGIPVRLGIGIVAVLVASFAATTLDTATRLQRYVLQELGGTLRLPAAQNKYVATTLAVTVGGAIAIFAGDAPGKGGLMLWPLFGATNQLLAGLALLVATFYLWRRSKTIAFLAIPTLLMMLVPGWAMTYDLWYNWIPQGKYQLVAFGVSILVLQVWVFFEALIVWKKARGVLEPQLAPLPSVPGTN